ATGCAAATAAATTTCTCCTCTCATATTTCAAAACAAAAAAATTCGATGAAGTGAGCTATAAGTATCTACAGCCGAAGTATATCAAGACTCATAAAAAAAATGAAAAAAAAGCCAACAATGTTTTAGTTAAATATATACCTGACATGATTGAGCATCTCAATATGTACTCAGAAGTTTATGATTATTCGGAAAAAAAGTATGGGGTAAATCGTGAGGTTATAGCTGCTATTTTAATAAAAGAGACAAGACTCGGGAAAATAAAGCCGACCCATGATGCGTTTATAGTATTCAACACTTTGGTAGTGCGGACAAAGCCAAATACTAGTCGTGAAAAATGGCTCCTAAACATGGGCAAGACAAATATGGCGTCTATTATCATGTACTGCTATAAAAAGGGTGTAACCCCAGAGAGTTGCAACCTCCCTAGCTCTTACGCCGGAGCTGTAGGAATACCGCAGTTTATGCCAAACAGTTTTATCTATGCAGAGGGGTATAAAAGTAAAGTTGCTGATTTGACAAATATGGAAGACGCAATAGTCTCTGCAAGTAAATTTTTAAACAATAAAGCTGATTTCTCTAAGCTGATAGAGTGGGATATTATGCCTGATATTGAAGATATAGAATCTCAATGGTATGAGTATGAGTTTAACAACGAAAATGCCTCATTTGTTTATGAGAAAAACACAAAGTCCGGAAAAGTTTATGACTGCTTCACATGTGGAAAAGATAAGCTGGGATACCTTAAAGAGTATACTAAAAAAATCATGCGCTATAACAACTCATCTAACTATGCCGTTGGCGTAATGCGCTTGGCCTACGAATCACATAAGGGTCTTAGTAAAGAGTAGCTTTGAGGGTGTGTGACTTATTTGGTTTTATCACTCTTGCATCTTCAAATGCGTTAGCAGACTCTATGCAGACCATGTTTTTATAAGCATCATCATTCATGGCGCTCATTCTCTTACATTTATCTATCCACGGGTTCCAAACGACTATAGAGCTAGAGCCTTCATTCTCTACATGTAGAGTTCTGTTTGTATCTTTTAATATAACTTCATCCGAGACCTCTTGATAAACTCTGTCAACCTCTTGGTTAAAAGTTATATCTGCGTTTTGAATCTCTCTTTTGTAAGTAAGTGCATCCAAATAAGGCTTTTTATCTAAGCCCTCAATAGCTACATGTAGAATGTCTGAAACTCTGAAATATGTGTGAAGAGCTTGAGTTATCTCAAAAGGTTTATCATCTATATTTGTTGTTTTCAACTCCATAACAAGTCTATCTGAGATCCTTACATGTAACTCAAGTTCAAACTTATACGGCCATAGTTTTAAACTCTCTTTTGTATATTGCAGTTTAAATGTAATCTCTGTTGTATTAGCGTCTGCTTCGTTAGTGTTAGTTAGCTTCCACAAAGCCGTTCTTGCAAAACCATGCTGAGGCAAACTCTTATCTTTGTTTAGCCCAAACCATGGCCAGCAGATTGGAACTCCGCCACGTATGGATTTTGCCATCTCAAAATCGCTAGTATCACTCAGCCAAAGGAGAGGCTCTTTTGAGTTTTGTTCATAGTGAAAAATGTGCGCTCCCTGAAGTGCAATTTTTGCAACTGCAGAAGAGTTTTCAATCTCTATATATTCAAAACCGTTGGATAGTTTTTTATACTCAATCAATGCATTTTCCATGATGTGATTTTATGCCACTTCATAGCGTATGCCAAAATGAAAGAGTAGCAGATTATCCCCATCAGATATGTTGATTGCATATCTCCGCTCACATGTGCTATTTTTCCAAAAACAAGAGGGAGGATAGCTCCACCTGCAATTGCCATAATCAAAAGGGCACTCCCCTGAGCCGTATATTTTCCCAAGCCCTCAAGTGCAAGAGGCCAGATGGTAGGCCAGACCAGAGCGTTTGCAAAACCCAATAGCGCTACGAATGTTACCGTGTCCGGCAGAGTTCTAATACCGCTCCACCCCCACAAAAGCTCTGAAACCAAACTGCTATCTGCCGATGAATACACAACGCCAAAGAGAAATAAAATCCCCAACAGTGCTGAGCTGATTAGTGCTTTTTCCTGCGAAAGATATTTTGGTATAAACAAAACTCCAATAAGATATCCAAACACCATAAAAATCATAGTGAATGAAGTTAAAGAGGTGAAATTTTTCAAACCCAAGAACTGCCCGTATAACCCTATGGTATCCCCGGCTATAACCTCAATACCGACATAAAAGAAAAGTGCAGTTGCTCCCAAAACCACACGTGGAAACTGAAATATACTGCTCTTGTCTGAGTGTTCATCTTTTTCAAACTCAATCTCTGGAAGTGATGAGTATTTAACTAAAGCAATAAGCCCTGTCAAAACAGCCGCCATAATAATATATGGAATAATAAGACGTGAAGAGAGAGACTCTTTTGTTTCGTTGGAAAGATTCTCTAGTGAACCAATATCTGATAGTATAACAGCGGTAAAAAGAAGCGGTACAAGAACACCAGCACTTTTGTTTATAAGTCCCATTATGCTTATTCTCATCGCAGCACTCTCTATAGGTCCTACCAAAACTATATATGGATTTGACGCCGTTTGCAGTATTGTAAGTCCTGTACCGAGTATAAAAAGAGCAAGCAAAAACATTGCGAAACTTGCACTCTGAGCAGCAGGTATAAAAACAAGAGAGCCTACAACCATAACACCCAAACCTATCGCCATCCCATTTTTATAGCCGGTTTTATCAAGCATAAAGGACATAGGAAGAGCCATAACGGTATATGCGATATAAAAAGCAAAAGTAACAAAGAGTGCCTGAAACTCATTGAGGTCACAAATGACTTTTAAAAATGGGATAAGTGAACCGTTGAGCCAAGTAACAAAGCCAAAAATAAAAAATAAAACTCCTATAATTACCATAGGTACAAGAGTAGACCTGTTATCCATTTTTAAGCCCTTTTAGATATTTTGCAACTGCGTCTTCGTCGTTTGTGTGGGGAAGCACTATGTCTGCCAACTTTTTAACGCCCTCTTGTGCATTTGCAACCGCCACGGAGACCCCCGCCAGTTCAAACATACCGACATCATTGAAGTTGTCCCCAAAAACAGTCAGTCGGCTTAGATCAAAACCTACGTATTCGCTAACACTTCTAATGCCGTGGGACTTGTCTGCATCTTTATGCAATATAGTCAAAAAATAGCACCCAACATAAGCTTCCGGCGCAAGAATATATTTTAAACTATTTCCGAATATTTTCTCTACATGTAGAGCCAATTTTCGCAACATTTTTTCCTCACCCATATAAACAATCTTAAAGTTCTCATCCATGGCACGTATATCTTTGCACTCAACCAAGTTGTCATCTTCTGAGTATCTACTCAGCACCTCTTTTTGGTGTTCATTTAAAATAACAGAGAATAAAAATGCTTCATTAAGATTTTTATCCGCAAGTGCCAAAACAAAAGGGTAGATTCCAAATTTGCCACCCTCATCAATAATGGCATCTGCTACCTCTTTGTTTATAAACTTTGTCTCTATTATCTTCTTATCCATTGTGGCAATAAGAGCACCGTCAAGCAAAATCATAGGTGCATTGACATGTATGTTCTTTAAAAATTGTGCGGTTTTTTTGTATGTTCTGGCAGTTGCCACACTAATGATAGATTTCTCAGAGAAGCTATTCCAGACCTCTTTTGTAAAAGAACTCACAGAGAGGTCATTTCGTAAAAATGTATGATCGAGATCTGTTATATAAATATTCTTCATCTTCTCTAATATTTCAACTTGCATGTTATCATTCTCTCTACCAGTATTCTGCCTATCTCCTCTTTGCTGTCAATAACAGATGTGATATCCAAATCTTTTAGATTATTTTTATCTCTTAGAGTTGCTACCTTAACTATTAAATTAATATTTTTAGTATGGGCAAGGATTGCCTCGCAGATTGCTCTTTTTTTATCCATATTATCGAGGGTTACTATCACTCCGGCCGAACTCTCTGCATGTATGGCCTCCAAAAGGGAGAGCTTTGACATATCACCCAGATATGCCTCTTTCCCTTCCGCCAAGGCCTCTTGAACATGTTTTGGGTTATTATCTATAATTACGTAAGGGGCGGCTATCTTGTCCAAAGACTTTGCTGCAAACTTACCTACAATACTGTATCCGCACAAAATAACATGGTTTTTCCTCGAAATAAAGTCGGAAGTATCTAAGCCCAAATATTCAAAATGGGTAATGCGACCTACGAGTTTATTAATTCTAGATATAAAAAATGGAGTTACAATCATAGAGAAAATCACAACCAAGATAAAAAGCGCTTCCAACTCTTTGTCCAACAGACCCCCCATACTTGCAACTGCAAATATTACAAAAGAGAACTCACCAACTTGAGACAAGGCCAAAGCAGTTTTAAGTGATAATACATGTGAAGATGTAATGCGTAGCAAAAGGTACATAATAACAGCTTTTAAAACAAGCACCAGTGTAAAAATACCTATAATTATTCCTATGTTGTCTATAAAGTAGAGCACATCTATCTTCATACCAACGATGATAAAAAATGTACCTAAAAGAATATCTTTAAAAGGGGCAATGTCTGATTCAACCTTATGATGATACTTCGTCTCTGCAATTACCATACCAGCAACAAAGGCACCAAGAGAGTAGGTGAAACCCATATATGATGCAAAAAGAGAAGCGGCAACCACAATAAATAAAACCGAACCCATAAAAAGCTCATCAACTTCACTTGAAGCAGAGAAGTGCAGTAGCCATGTAATAACTCTCTTACCCACAACAAACAAGAGGACCATAACGATAACAGCACTTATAAAAGTATCTCTTAAAATCACTCCAACCGATTGGTCACCCTCACTCGTTAAAAAACTCAGAAAAATCAAAATAGGAATTACTGCAATATCCTGAAAAATAAGTATCCCCGCTGCACGCTGACCATACGGGTTATGTATCTCTTTTGAACTTTTAAGGTAGCTCAAAACAACTGCCGTAGACGAGAGCGCAAAAGCCAAAGAGAGAATAATAGCCGACTTCGATTCAAGTGAAAAAATATAGTGGCTGACAGCATAAACAACTAAGGCAGTAAATATTACCTGCATAGCACCATTGAAAAATATCTCGGTTTTCATACTGTTCATTTTGCGCAGAGATATCTCAAGCCCAATGGTAAACATCAAAAACACTATACCAAATTCACCAATATACTCTAAAGTGTGCGAATTATTCATCTCTCTTAAGTCAAAAGCGTAGACCAAAATTGTGCCGGTTATGATATAGCCAATAATTTGTGAAACACCCATTCGTTTCAAAAAGAGGTTTAAAACCGTTGAAACACCAAGAGCCATAACGATATAAAGAAGTGCAGAATCCATTAAAATCTTTCTAGAATAATTTTTTATGTATTATATAGTATTAAAACATTTTTTTACATATATAGTAAAACACTTCCTGGAAATAACCTCCCGATACAACAACTAGAGTCTTTAAGATGTATGGCGCTTCTGCTGCTGGTGTTGCTGGTGTAACAATGGCTGTAACTGCTACAAACGCACAACCAACAGATGCAACTTTGGCTTGTCTTGGTTGCCATGATGGTATCAGTGCTATGAACAGCGTTATAAATGCTCCTGGTTCAGGTGCAGGAGGCTCTAATACGACTGGAATCCTCATAGGTGGTACATTACAACTTCCAAGGTCTATGGGGAATTTGGATACAAACTCAATTGGCGGTCAGGGTCTTTTGACAGATGACCACCCTATGTCTATTGTATATACTCCAGGAAAAGCAAACTTAAAAGCTTTAAATTCTGGCCTTACTGATTTTGTCGGTGCTACCCAGATATCTGAGCTACTAAGAGGTGGGAAGGTTCATTGTGTTAGCTGCCATGACCCACACACAGCTAGGTCTAGGTATCTTAGAAACGAGAATACTAACAGTGCTCTTTGTCTTGGTTGCCATAACAAGTAACACCAAAAAATATAACCACACTATTCACAAAGTTTTAAAGAAAACTTTGTGAATCTCCTTTATAAACTACATAGATTTTAAGAGATTTTATAATATAATTCGCGATTATTAAAATACTTTTTGGAGTTTCGCATGACTAAATACATTTTTGTTACCGGTGGGGTTTTAAGCTCTCTTGGAAAAGGGATTACAGCTGCTAGTGTTGGTACTTTACTTAAACACTCTGGTAAAAAAGTGGGCATGCTAAAGATAGATCCATATATCAATGTTGACCCTGGAACTATGTCTCCGTTAGAACATGGTGAGGTTTTTGTAACTAAAGACGGTGCAGAAACTGACCTTGACATTGGAAACTACGAGAGATTTCTTGACTCCTCTTATCTCAAATCAAGTAACTTCACTACCGGACAAGTTTATCTAAGCGTTATTGAGCGCGAACGTGCCGGCGGCTACCTTGGTCAAACTATTCAAGTTATCCCACATATTGTTGGTGAAATTGTAAAACGGATTAAGCTTGCAGGCGAAGGTCACGATATTCTTGTTGTTGAACTCGGCGGAACAGTTGGTGACATTGAGGGACTCCCTTTTATGGAAGCTATTCGTCAAATGAAGCATGATGATGAAGTTGCTGGCACATATTTTATACATGTAACACTTATCCCTTTTATAAAAGCTGCAGGTGAGTTGAAATCTAAGCCTACTCAACACTCAGTTCAGGAACTTCGCCGTATCGGTATCACTCCGCAAATGATTATTGCTAGAAGTGAAAATGCTCTTCCTAAAACTTTCAAGAAAAAACTCGCAATGAGCTGTGATGTCCATCCTGACTGTGTTATTGAAGCACTAGACGCTGCAACTATTTATGATATTCCTGTTACATTTTTAAGACAACACATCTTAAAGCCAATTGCAAAAGAGCTCGATCTTGGTGAATTAGACCCTGACATGGAGGAGTGGGATTCCCTGGTTAAGAAAATTGTTCAGCCAAAAAACAGAGTTGTTGTCGGTTTTGTCGGAAAATATCTTGAACTCAAAGAGGCCTACAAATCTTTAACAGAATCACTTATCCACTCTGGAGCCCACTTAGATACTCGTGTCGAAATATGCTGGGTTGACAGCGAAGAGGTTGAAGAGAGAGGTGCTGAAGCTCTTCTTGGAGACTGCGATTCAGTTTTAGTTGCTGGTGGTTTTGGAAATCGTGGTGTTGAGGGTAAAATTTTAGCAATCGAGTATGCTCGTGTTAACAAAGTCCCATATCTTGGTATCTGTCTTGGTATGCAGCTCACACTTGTTGAGTACGCTAGAAATGTTCTTGGCCTAGAGGGTGCAAACTCTATAGAGTTTGATGAAAACACACCGCACCCAATGGTTTATCTAATTGACAACTTTTTAGACCAGAGCGGTGGCATGCAACTGAGAACTCACACATCACCAATGGGTGGCACTCTAAGGCTTGGAGAATATCCGTGCGATACAAAAGAGGGTTCAATCATTAGAGAAGCTTACAATGGTGCAAAAACTATTCATGAGAGACATCGTCATCGCTATGAAGCAAACCCAGCATACCGTGCGCAGTTAGAAAAAGCTGGAATGATAGTTACGGGTGAATCTAATGGATTAATTGAAACAGTTGAAATAGAGGGTCATCCTTGGTTCCTAGGTGTTCAGTTTCATCCTGAGTTTACTTCAAGACTTCAAACTCCAAATCCATCTATCTTGGCATTTGTTCAAGCCTCTTTAAATATTTCACAAAATATATGATTTCTTTGTATAAAATTGGCACATTTTTTTGTGCCAAAAGATACTAAATAAAAGATTTTATATATGTCAAAATTTGATAATATTCCTCTTCTAGACAAATCTGCTCTTTTTGAATTACTTACGCAAAGATTTGACAAAGAAGAAAAAAAGCTCTCTCAAATAGCAAGTCCCTCTCTACTTCAAGATGCTCCAAAAGCTGCTAAAAAAATAGCCGATACAATAAGAGAAAAGAAAAAAATAACTCTTGTAGGCGATTACGACGTTGATGGAGTAAGCTCTACAGCGATAATGGTAGATTTTTTCAGACAAATTCCTTATCCTCTTGAGGCAATCATTCCCAATCGTTTCAGTGACGGCTACGGTGTGAGTCCGACAGTGTTGGAGAGAATAGAGAGTGACCTGGTTATTACCGTTGACAACGGAATAAGTGCTATAGAAGCAGCAAATATTTGTGCACAAAGAGGGATAGAGCTTATAATAACCGACCATCATACACCCTCAGAAATTCTGCCTGAAGCTTATGCAATAGTAAATCCGAAACTCCCTACATGTAAATACCCTTTTAAAGAAATTTGCGGCGCACAGGTTGCCTGGCTACTGCTTGGACTTGTAAAAAAAGAGTTAAATCTAAAAATTGATATGAAACAGTTTTTAGATATATTATCCATTGCTATTGTTGCTGATGTAATGCCTCTAATAGATATCAATCGTATGCTTGTTAAAGAGGGTTTAAGGGTCTTAATGAGCTCAAGCAGACCAGCCTCTATAATTATAAGAGATTTTTTAAACAAGTCAATAATCACCTCTGAGGATATCGGATTTCAAATAGCTCCACGAATAAATGCGGCCGGAAGGCTAGAAGATGCAAGTATAGCTCTTGAGTTCTTCACAGCGACTAATACTAACACAGCCTACAAACAATTTGAAAAACTAAATTCTCTTAATGAACTTAGGCGTGAAACAGAGGCTCAAACAACCAAAGAAGCATTGGTTCAAGGGAACTGTTCGGATAATGTAATAGTTGTTGCAGGGGAAAATTGGCACGAGGGTGTTGTTGGGATTGTTGCATCACGCTTAGTAGATCACTTTCTTAAACCCGCAATTGTACTAAGTTGTGAAAATGGAGTTGCCAAAGGGAGTGCAAGAAGCGTAGGAGATGTGAGTATTTACGAACTTATAAAGGCTAATGAGTGCTATTTGACAAAATTTGGCGGACATAAGATGGCAGCCGGTCTTGGGCTTGATGTTAATAATATAGATAGGTTCAGGAGTGCAATCAACGAGAGTGCCTCCAAAATAGACCCGAATGATTTCATTCCATTAGACGATTTAGTTGGAATAATGCCAAGCAGTGAGATTGATTTAGAGCTTTTGGGTCTATTAGATAATTTTGAACCTTATGGTGAGGCAAACTCCCGCCCTACTTTTTTAATAAAAGATAGTGAAATAGTAGAGATAAAACTTTTTGGAAAAGACAAGTCTCACTCTAAAATAAGCGTTAGACAATTTTCACATGAAAGAGAAACAATAGAGTTGATTCTATTCAAAAAAATATTCAAAATGCCTGACAATAAAAAGCTTACATGTAGCTACAGAGTGACTAAAAATGAGTTCAACAGTAGAATATCAGCTCAACTTATTATAAATAAAATCTATGATTATCAATTATAAAATAGTGATAAAAATTGCTACAAATTACCTAATATGCTCTAAATCATAAAGAAAACCTTAAAATTTAAAACTATCTTAAGGCTCAAGAATGTAGAATTGGTGACTTTATCAAAAAAAAGGGAAAAACATGAACAAAAACCAGATTTTAGAAGAAATTTTAAACGAAGTAGACAAACACCCAGAGATTATGTCTCGTCGTGATGCTTTAAAGTATTTAACAATATCTCCATTAGCTGCGTCAGTTTTAGCTAGTGCGACAGTAGGTACTACTGCAGCTGTTGCATCAGCAGATGTAAGCGGTAAGATAGTTATAGTTGGTGGTGGTTTAGCTGGTATGAGTACAGCTGCTCGTCTTAACAACTCAATCAGCAATGCAGATATTACTGTTATTGAGCCAGATCCATTGTCTGTTTCTTACCAGCCTGGTCAAACTCTAGTTGGTGGTGGTGTTTGGGAAATTTCTGATATTCAATATAAAAGAGATGATTATGTACCAAGTGGTGTTAAGCTAATTAAAGGTAGTGTTACTGCTTTTGACCCAGACAACAATAAAGTAACTGTTGATGGTAATCAGGAAGTTTCTTACGATCAATTGGTTGTAGCAACTGGTGTAGTACTTAACTATGCTGCTATTAAAGG
The sequence above is drawn from the Candidatus Sulfurimonas baltica genome and encodes:
- a CDS encoding cation:proton antiporter codes for the protein MDSALLYIVMALGVSTVLNLFLKRMGVSQIIGYIITGTILVYAFDLREMNNSHTLEYIGEFGIVFLMFTIGLEISLRKMNSMKTEIFFNGAMQVIFTALVVYAVSHYIFSLESKSAIILSLAFALSSTAVVLSYLKSSKEIHNPYGQRAAGILIFQDIAVIPILIFLSFLTSEGDQSVGVILRDTFISAVIVMVLLFVVGKRVITWLLHFSASSEVDELFMGSVLFIVVAASLFASYMGFTYSLGAFVAGMVIAETKYHHKVESDIAPFKDILLGTFFIIVGMKIDVLYFIDNIGIIIGIFTLVLVLKAVIMYLLLRITSSHVLSLKTALALSQVGEFSFVIFAVASMGGLLDKELEALFILVVIFSMIVTPFFISRINKLVGRITHFEYLGLDTSDFISRKNHVILCGYSIVGKFAAKSLDKIAAPYVIIDNNPKHVQEALAEGKEAYLGDMSKLSLLEAIHAESSAGVIVTLDNMDKKRAICEAILAHTKNINLIVKVATLRDKNNLKDLDITSVIDSKEEIGRILVERMITCKLKY
- a CDS encoding HAD-IIB family hydrolase, with protein sequence MQVEILEKMKNIYITDLDHTFLRNDLSVSSFTKEVWNSFSEKSIISVATARTYKKTAQFLKNIHVNAPMILLDGALIATMDKKIIETKFINKEVADAIIDEGGKFGIYPFVLALADKNLNEAFLFSVILNEHQKEVLSRYSEDDNLVECKDIRAMDENFKIVYMGEEKMLRKLALHVEKIFGNSLKYILAPEAYVGCYFLTILHKDADKSHGIRSVSEYVGFDLSRLTVFGDNFNDVGMFELAGVSVAVANAQEGVKKLADIVLPHTNDEDAVAKYLKGLKNG
- a CDS encoding CTP synthase translates to MTKYIFVTGGVLSSLGKGITAASVGTLLKHSGKKVGMLKIDPYINVDPGTMSPLEHGEVFVTKDGAETDLDIGNYERFLDSSYLKSSNFTTGQVYLSVIERERAGGYLGQTIQVIPHIVGEIVKRIKLAGEGHDILVVELGGTVGDIEGLPFMEAIRQMKHDDEVAGTYFIHVTLIPFIKAAGELKSKPTQHSVQELRRIGITPQMIIARSENALPKTFKKKLAMSCDVHPDCVIEALDAATIYDIPVTFLRQHILKPIAKELDLGELDPDMEEWDSLVKKIVQPKNRVVVGFVGKYLELKEAYKSLTESLIHSGAHLDTRVEICWVDSEEVEERGAEALLGDCDSVLVAGGFGNRGVEGKILAIEYARVNKVPYLGICLGMQLTLVEYARNVLGLEGANSIEFDENTPHPMVYLIDNFLDQSGGMQLRTHTSPMGGTLRLGEYPCDTKEGSIIREAYNGAKTIHERHRHRYEANPAYRAQLEKAGMIVTGESNGLIETVEIEGHPWFLGVQFHPEFTSRLQTPNPSILAFVQASLNISQNI
- a CDS encoding cytochrome c3 family protein, which encodes MYGASAAGVAGVTMAVTATNAQPTDATLACLGCHDGISAMNSVINAPGSGAGGSNTTGILIGGTLQLPRSMGNLDTNSIGGQGLLTDDHPMSIVYTPGKANLKALNSGLTDFVGATQISELLRGGKVHCVSCHDPHTARSRYLRNENTNSALCLGCHNK
- a CDS encoding sugar MFS transporter produces the protein MDNRSTLVPMVIIGVLFFIFGFVTWLNGSLIPFLKVICDLNEFQALFVTFAFYIAYTVMALPMSFMLDKTGYKNGMAIGLGVMVVGSLVFIPAAQSASFAMFLLALFILGTGLTILQTASNPYIVLVGPIESAAMRISIMGLINKSAGVLVPLLFTAVILSDIGSLENLSNETKESLSSRLIIPYIIMAAVLTGLIALVKYSSLPEIEFEKDEHSDKSSIFQFPRVVLGATALFFYVGIEVIAGDTIGLYGQFLGLKNFTSLTSFTMIFMVFGYLIGVLFIPKYLSQEKALISSALLGILFLFGVVYSSADSSLVSELLWGWSGIRTLPDTVTFVALLGFANALVWPTIWPLALEGLGKYTAQGSALLIMAIAGGAILPLVFGKIAHVSGDMQSTYLMGIICYSFILAYAMKWHKITSWKMH
- a CDS encoding D-hexose-6-phosphate mutarotase: MENALIEYKKLSNGFEYIEIENSSAVAKIALQGAHIFHYEQNSKEPLLWLSDTSDFEMAKSIRGGVPICWPWFGLNKDKSLPQHGFARTALWKLTNTNEADANTTEITFKLQYTKESLKLWPYKFELELHVRISDRLVMELKTTNIDDKPFEITQALHTYFRVSDILHVAIEGLDKKPYLDALTYKREIQNADITFNQEVDRVYQEVSDEVILKDTNRTLHVENEGSSSIVVWNPWIDKCKRMSAMNDDAYKNMVCIESANAFEDARVIKPNKSHTLKATLY
- the recJ gene encoding single-stranded-DNA-specific exonuclease RecJ, whose protein sequence is MSKFDNIPLLDKSALFELLTQRFDKEEKKLSQIASPSLLQDAPKAAKKIADTIREKKKITLVGDYDVDGVSSTAIMVDFFRQIPYPLEAIIPNRFSDGYGVSPTVLERIESDLVITVDNGISAIEAANICAQRGIELIITDHHTPSEILPEAYAIVNPKLPTCKYPFKEICGAQVAWLLLGLVKKELNLKIDMKQFLDILSIAIVADVMPLIDINRMLVKEGLRVLMSSSRPASIIIRDFLNKSIITSEDIGFQIAPRINAAGRLEDASIALEFFTATNTNTAYKQFEKLNSLNELRRETEAQTTKEALVQGNCSDNVIVVAGENWHEGVVGIVASRLVDHFLKPAIVLSCENGVAKGSARSVGDVSIYELIKANECYLTKFGGHKMAAGLGLDVNNIDRFRSAINESASKIDPNDFIPLDDLVGIMPSSEIDLELLGLLDNFEPYGEANSRPTFLIKDSEIVEIKLFGKDKSHSKISVRQFSHERETIELILFKKIFKMPDNKKLTCSYRVTKNEFNSRISAQLIINKIYDYQL
- a CDS encoding lytic murein transglycosylase, with amino-acid sequence MLKSILILSLSTLLFAKYTNCEFQNKDYIDICEKVVKNGVSHEYANKFLLSYFKTKKFDEVSYKYLQPKYIKTHKKNEKKANNVLVKYIPDMIEHLNMYSEVYDYSEKKYGVNREVIAAILIKETRLGKIKPTHDAFIVFNTLVVRTKPNTSREKWLLNMGKTNMASIIMYCYKKGVTPESCNLPSSYAGAVGIPQFMPNSFIYAEGYKSKVADLTNMEDAIVSASKFLNNKADFSKLIEWDIMPDIEDIESQWYEYEFNNENASFVYEKNTKSGKVYDCFTCGKDKLGYLKEYTKKIMRYNNSSNYAVGVMRLAYESHKGLSKE